In Euphorbia lathyris chromosome 10, ddEupLath1.1, whole genome shotgun sequence, a single genomic region encodes these proteins:
- the LOC136207949 gene encoding DUF21 domain-containing protein At4g14240-like isoform X1 produces the protein MDKEKFRLLNPLSSHAFGSLKLWSRSTVLLGSFFFVKWYLIALPIYLDKLFNQNVAIILSVTFVLFFGEVIPQAICSRYGLAVGSNFVWLVRVLMVICYPIAYPIGKVNSLKDLIWIYTRAHRITNFLMKQNCKKKA, from the exons ATGGATAAGGAGAAGTTTAGATTGTTGAACCCTCTCTCTAGTCATGCGTTTGGAAGTTTGAAGTTATGGAGCCGATCCACTGTTTTACTTGGCTCATTCTTCTTTGTTAAATGGTATCTAATT GCTCTTCCCATATACCTGGATAAGCTTTTCAATCAGAATGTTGCAATCATACTCTCTGTCACATTTGTTCTATTTTTTGGGGAG GTTATTCCACAAGCAATATGTTCCAGATATGGACTTGCTGTTGGTTCTAATTTTGTTTGGCTTGTTCGAGTTTTGATGGTAATTTGCTATCCAATTGCATATCCCATTGGGAAGGTAAACTCACTGAAAGATTTGATTTGGATATATACTAGAGCACATAGAATTACTAATTTTTTGATGAAGCAGAATTGTAAAAAAAAGGCCTAA
- the LOC136207949 gene encoding DUF21 domain-containing protein At4g14240-like isoform X2, with product MDKEKFRLLNPLSSHAFGSLKLWSRSTVLLGSFFFVKWYLIALPIYLDKLFNQNVAIILSVTFVLFFGEVIPQAICSRYGLAVGSNFVWLVRVLMVICYPIAYPIGKGAKGWKKTCKEWV from the exons ATGGATAAGGAGAAGTTTAGATTGTTGAACCCTCTCTCTAGTCATGCGTTTGGAAGTTTGAAGTTATGGAGCCGATCCACTGTTTTACTTGGCTCATTCTTCTTTGTTAAATGGTATCTAATT GCTCTTCCCATATACCTGGATAAGCTTTTCAATCAGAATGTTGCAATCATACTCTCTGTCACATTTGTTCTATTTTTTGGGGAG GTTATTCCACAAGCAATATGTTCCAGATATGGACTTGCTGTTGGTTCTAATTTTGTTTGGCTTGTTCGAGTTTTGATGGTAATTTGCTATCCAATTGCATATCCCATTGGGAAG GGAGCAAAGGGATGGAAGAAAACCTGCAAAGAATGGGTATAA